The following coding sequences are from one Polyodon spathula isolate WHYD16114869_AA chromosome 7, ASM1765450v1, whole genome shotgun sequence window:
- the itih2 gene encoding inter-alpha-trypsin inhibitor heavy chain H2 isoform X2, with amino-acid sequence MMHLVCFIGLLFVSKASSLDFFVEEIGDFYNTRLGQDEEQSSIKTSGQAPPKLINRYERNRRSIFTADEVENEEFEVETGDGIHIHSYKVEARITSRFAHTTICSRVVNTAQHAQSVVFNVQIPKSAFISNFTMNVNGITFIGSVKEKTVARSLYAKARARGKAAGIVRTNSNDMETFRTEVHVPEGSKIQFEIHYEEMMQRKLGVYEYNLNLQPGKLVPQFQVDVYIYEPKGIAFVRALNSLGGHFEGLIKVTTSNQKAHVCFKPTLHQQRKCHNCSSTAVEGDFTVQYDVIRESNGGDLQVSDGYFVHFFAPINLSPLPKNIVFVIDVSGSMWGLKMKQTVQAMQTILDDLGHDDFFSVIDFNHNVRCWSDELVPATSIQTSEAKKYIQEIQPNGGTNINEALLRATHMLSNAMNYGVIDPHSVSMIILVSDGDPTVGEIKLSAIQKNVKKRMRDEFSLFSLGIGFDVDYDFLERIALENRGIAQRIYANQDASQQLKEFYQQVSSPLLRKILIEYPDEAVTDVTQNSFDKYFSGSELVVAGRVEPHGYSVLQSVITASSGTMDLSLQAEADVHELDEILALQRHVNPGFARQLWAYITVNQLLAERSLASTAAKKRKITQRIVSMALEHQFVTPMTAMLVESESGDERLLADSPKDPKQGCCTGSLGRKGKLTYGPPPWAPFATVQPTPLAQIAPPLVEALPNHITLVENDPHFIIHLPKSKQDICFNIDSEPGKILNLVSDLDLGVVVNGQLIGAKKQEETKMSTFFGTIAIYYKKQDMKVEISTKRISVTNGKHAHLFTWEETGNMTQNGVRISIKKDTHVTVSVNEEISFMVLLHRVWKKHPVNVDFLGVYSPHTNMFSPEVHGLLGQFFNEPEVKVFNVHPGSDPKKPEATMEVKGHKLAVTRGWQKDYRADKVYGTNVYCWFIHNSGKGFIDGHYKDYIVPHLDSFRQRL; translated from the exons aTGATGCACCTTGTGTGTTTTATCGGTCTATTATTTGTGTCTAAAGCAAGTAGTTTGGACTTTTTTGTTGAAGAAATTGGAGATTTTTAT AATACACGACTTGGACAAGATGAAGAGCAAAGCAGCATCAAGACTTCTGGTCAAGCTCCACCAAAGCTGATTAACAGATATGAAAGAAACCGA AGAAGTATATTCACTGCTGATGAAGTAGAAAACGAAGAATTTGag gtAGAAACTGGAGATGGAATCCACATCCACAGTTATAAAGTGGAGGCCAGAATCACCTCCCGTTTTGCTCACACCACAATCTGCAGTAGAGTGGTCAACACAGCCCAGCATGCACAGAGTGTTGTATTCAACGTGCAAATACCTAAAAGTGCCTTCATCTCTAACTTCACTAT GAATGTGAATGGGATCACATTCATTGGTTCTGTTAAGGAAAAGACAGTCGCTAGAAGCCTCTATGCAAAGGCCAGAGCAAGGGGGAAGGCTGCTGGAATAGTAAG AACAAATTCTAATGATATGGAAACGTTCAGAACTGAAGTGCATGTCCCTGAAGGAAGTAAGATCCAGTTTGAAATACACTACGAGGAAATGATGCAGAGAAAACTGGGAGTTTATGAATATAATCTTAACCTTCAACCTGGCAAGCTAGTTCCACAATTTCAG GTGGATGTCTACATTTATGAACCGAAAGGCATTGCTTTCGTTAGAGCACTAAACTCCCTTGGAGGACACTTTGAAGGACTCATCAAAGTCACTACCTCAAAtcagaag gcgCATGTTTGTTTTAAGCCGACTCTGCATCAGCAGCGTAAATGTCATAACTGTTCTTCCACTGCTGTTGAGGGAGACTTTACAGTGCAATACGACGTGATCCGAGAAAGCAATGGTGGAGATCTACAG GTCTCCGATGGATATTTTGTGCACTTTTTTGCTCCCATCAATCTGTCACCTCTTCCCAAGAACATTGTTTTTGTCATTGACGTCAGTGGTTCTATGTGGGGATTAAAGATGAAACAG ACTGTTCAGGCAATGCAGACCATCCTGGATGACCTTGGCCATGATGACTTCTTCAGTGTCATTGACTTTAACCACAATGTTCGATGCTGGAGTGACGAGTTGGTTCCAGCAACTTCCATCCAGACTTCTGAAGCGAAGAAGTACATCCAGGAAATCCAGCCTAATGGAG GTACTAATATCAATGAGGCACTTCTAAGAGCCACTCACATGCTCTCTAATGCCATGAACTATGGAGTCATAGACCCTCACTCAGTTTCTATGATTATTCTTGTCTCTGATGGAGATCCTACTGTTG GGGAGATAAAGTTGAGTGCCATCCagaaaaatgtgaagaaaagAATGCGTGACGAGTTCTCCCTCTTTTCTCTTGGGATCGGATTTGATGTGGACTATGATTTCCTGGAGAGGATTGCATTGGAGAATCGGGGAATAGCTCAGAGGATTTATGCCAATCAGGATGCCTCTCAGCAACTGAAG GAATTCTACCAACAAGTCTCTTCTCCTCTGCTCAGGAAGATTTTAATCGAGTACCCTGATGAAGCCGTAACTGATGTCACACAGAACAGTTTTGACAAGTACTTCAGTGGGTCGGAGCTTGTGGTTGCTGGCAGAGTTGAACCACATGGATATTCTGTTTTGCAGAGTGTTATTACAGCCTCTTCT gGTACAATGGATCTGTCCCTTCAGGCAGAGGCGGATGTCCATGAACTTGATGAGATATTGGCCCTGCAGAGACACGTGAACCCCGGGTTTGCCAGGCAACTCTGGGCCTACATCACTGTCAACCAGCTTTTAGCTGAGAG GTCACTGGCTTCAACAGCTGCCAAGAAGAGGAAAATAACCCAGAGGATTGTGAGCATGGCACTGGAGCATCAGTTTGTCACACCAATGACAGCCATGCTGGTAGAGAGTGAGAGTGGAGATGAGAGGCTACTGGCTGATTCTCCAAAGGATCCCAAACAGGGCTGCTGCACAG gttcctTGGGAAGGAAAGGCAAGCTCACCTATGGCCCTCCTCCTTGGGCACCATTTGCAACTGTGCAGCCAACCCCCTTGGCTCAGATAGCTCCTCCTTTGGTGGAAGCGCTGCCGAATCACATCACACTGG TTGAAAACGATCCTCACTTCATTATTCACCTGCCAAAGAGTAAACAGGATATCTGTTTCAACATTGATTCTGAGCCCGGCAAAATTCTGAACCTGGTGTCTGACCTTGACTTAG GTGTTGTGGTTAACGGTCAACTGATTGGAGCCAAGAAACAAGAAGAAACGAAGATGAGTACATTTTTTGGAACAATTGCAATTTACTACAAAAAACAGGATATGAAAGTAGAGATCAGTACCAAGCGCATCTCTGTGACGAATGGGAAGCATGCCCATCTCTTCACCTGGGAAGAAACAGGAAACATGACACAAAATGG TGTTAGGATCTCCATCAAGAAAGACACTCATGTCACAGTCAGTGTGAATGAAGAAATATCATTTATGGTTCTGCTTCACCGTGTCTGGAAGAAACACCCAGTCAACGTGGACTTCCTGGGAGTTTACTCTCCTCACACCAACATGTTCTCACCTGAAGTACATGGACTACTTG GCCAGTTTTTCAATGAACCCGAGGTAAAGGTATTCAATGTGCACCCTGGATCAGATCCAAAGAAACCTGAGGCCACAATGGAGGTCAAGGGACATAAACTTGCTGTAACCAG AGGCTGGCAAAAAGATTATAGGGCAGACAAAGTATATGGAACTAATGTCTACTGCTGGTTTATTCACAACAGTGGGAAGGGATTCATTGATGGACATTACAAAGATTACATTGTTCCTCATCTTGACAGCTTTCGACAGCGCCTGTGA
- the itih2 gene encoding inter-alpha-trypsin inhibitor heavy chain H2 isoform X1, producing the protein MMHLVCFIGLLFVSKASSLDFFVEEIGDFYNTRLGQDEEQSSIKTSGQAPPKLINRYERNRRSIFTADEVENEEFEVETGDGIHIHSYKVEARITSRFAHTTICSRVVNTAQHAQSVVFNVQIPKSAFISNFTMNVNGITFIGSVKEKTVARSLYAKARARGKAAGIVRTNSNDMETFRTEVHVPEGSKIQFEIHYEEMMQRKLGVYEYNLNLQPGKLVPQFQVDVYIYEPKGIAFVRALNSLGGHFEGLIKVTTSNQKAHVCFKPTLHQQRKCHNCSSTAVEGDFTVQYDVIRESNGGDLQVSDGYFVHFFAPINLSPLPKNIVFVIDVSGSMWGLKMKQTVQAMQTILDDLGHDDFFSVIDFNHNVRCWSDELVPATSIQTSEAKKYIQEIQPNGGTNINEALLRATHMLSNAMNYGVIDPHSVSMIILVSDGDPTVGEIKLSAIQKNVKKRMRDEFSLFSLGIGFDVDYDFLERIALENRGIAQRIYANQDASQQLKEFYQQVSSPLLRKILIEYPDEAVTDVTQNSFDKYFSGSELVVAGRVEPHGYSVLQSVITASSGTMDLSLQAEADVHELDEILALQRHVNPGFARQLWAYITVNQLLAERSLASTAAKKRKITQRIVSMALEHQFVTPMTAMLVESESGDERLLADSPKDPKQGCCTGGGSLGRKGKLTYGPPPWAPFATVQPTPLAQIAPPLVEALPNHITLVENDPHFIIHLPKSKQDICFNIDSEPGKILNLVSDLDLGVVVNGQLIGAKKQEETKMSTFFGTIAIYYKKQDMKVEISTKRISVTNGKHAHLFTWEETGNMTQNGVRISIKKDTHVTVSVNEEISFMVLLHRVWKKHPVNVDFLGVYSPHTNMFSPEVHGLLGQFFNEPEVKVFNVHPGSDPKKPEATMEVKGHKLAVTRGWQKDYRADKVYGTNVYCWFIHNSGKGFIDGHYKDYIVPHLDSFRQRL; encoded by the exons aTGATGCACCTTGTGTGTTTTATCGGTCTATTATTTGTGTCTAAAGCAAGTAGTTTGGACTTTTTTGTTGAAGAAATTGGAGATTTTTAT AATACACGACTTGGACAAGATGAAGAGCAAAGCAGCATCAAGACTTCTGGTCAAGCTCCACCAAAGCTGATTAACAGATATGAAAGAAACCGA AGAAGTATATTCACTGCTGATGAAGTAGAAAACGAAGAATTTGag gtAGAAACTGGAGATGGAATCCACATCCACAGTTATAAAGTGGAGGCCAGAATCACCTCCCGTTTTGCTCACACCACAATCTGCAGTAGAGTGGTCAACACAGCCCAGCATGCACAGAGTGTTGTATTCAACGTGCAAATACCTAAAAGTGCCTTCATCTCTAACTTCACTAT GAATGTGAATGGGATCACATTCATTGGTTCTGTTAAGGAAAAGACAGTCGCTAGAAGCCTCTATGCAAAGGCCAGAGCAAGGGGGAAGGCTGCTGGAATAGTAAG AACAAATTCTAATGATATGGAAACGTTCAGAACTGAAGTGCATGTCCCTGAAGGAAGTAAGATCCAGTTTGAAATACACTACGAGGAAATGATGCAGAGAAAACTGGGAGTTTATGAATATAATCTTAACCTTCAACCTGGCAAGCTAGTTCCACAATTTCAG GTGGATGTCTACATTTATGAACCGAAAGGCATTGCTTTCGTTAGAGCACTAAACTCCCTTGGAGGACACTTTGAAGGACTCATCAAAGTCACTACCTCAAAtcagaag gcgCATGTTTGTTTTAAGCCGACTCTGCATCAGCAGCGTAAATGTCATAACTGTTCTTCCACTGCTGTTGAGGGAGACTTTACAGTGCAATACGACGTGATCCGAGAAAGCAATGGTGGAGATCTACAG GTCTCCGATGGATATTTTGTGCACTTTTTTGCTCCCATCAATCTGTCACCTCTTCCCAAGAACATTGTTTTTGTCATTGACGTCAGTGGTTCTATGTGGGGATTAAAGATGAAACAG ACTGTTCAGGCAATGCAGACCATCCTGGATGACCTTGGCCATGATGACTTCTTCAGTGTCATTGACTTTAACCACAATGTTCGATGCTGGAGTGACGAGTTGGTTCCAGCAACTTCCATCCAGACTTCTGAAGCGAAGAAGTACATCCAGGAAATCCAGCCTAATGGAG GTACTAATATCAATGAGGCACTTCTAAGAGCCACTCACATGCTCTCTAATGCCATGAACTATGGAGTCATAGACCCTCACTCAGTTTCTATGATTATTCTTGTCTCTGATGGAGATCCTACTGTTG GGGAGATAAAGTTGAGTGCCATCCagaaaaatgtgaagaaaagAATGCGTGACGAGTTCTCCCTCTTTTCTCTTGGGATCGGATTTGATGTGGACTATGATTTCCTGGAGAGGATTGCATTGGAGAATCGGGGAATAGCTCAGAGGATTTATGCCAATCAGGATGCCTCTCAGCAACTGAAG GAATTCTACCAACAAGTCTCTTCTCCTCTGCTCAGGAAGATTTTAATCGAGTACCCTGATGAAGCCGTAACTGATGTCACACAGAACAGTTTTGACAAGTACTTCAGTGGGTCGGAGCTTGTGGTTGCTGGCAGAGTTGAACCACATGGATATTCTGTTTTGCAGAGTGTTATTACAGCCTCTTCT gGTACAATGGATCTGTCCCTTCAGGCAGAGGCGGATGTCCATGAACTTGATGAGATATTGGCCCTGCAGAGACACGTGAACCCCGGGTTTGCCAGGCAACTCTGGGCCTACATCACTGTCAACCAGCTTTTAGCTGAGAG GTCACTGGCTTCAACAGCTGCCAAGAAGAGGAAAATAACCCAGAGGATTGTGAGCATGGCACTGGAGCATCAGTTTGTCACACCAATGACAGCCATGCTGGTAGAGAGTGAGAGTGGAGATGAGAGGCTACTGGCTGATTCTCCAAAGGATCCCAAACAGGGCTGCTGCACAGGTGGCG gttcctTGGGAAGGAAAGGCAAGCTCACCTATGGCCCTCCTCCTTGGGCACCATTTGCAACTGTGCAGCCAACCCCCTTGGCTCAGATAGCTCCTCCTTTGGTGGAAGCGCTGCCGAATCACATCACACTGG TTGAAAACGATCCTCACTTCATTATTCACCTGCCAAAGAGTAAACAGGATATCTGTTTCAACATTGATTCTGAGCCCGGCAAAATTCTGAACCTGGTGTCTGACCTTGACTTAG GTGTTGTGGTTAACGGTCAACTGATTGGAGCCAAGAAACAAGAAGAAACGAAGATGAGTACATTTTTTGGAACAATTGCAATTTACTACAAAAAACAGGATATGAAAGTAGAGATCAGTACCAAGCGCATCTCTGTGACGAATGGGAAGCATGCCCATCTCTTCACCTGGGAAGAAACAGGAAACATGACACAAAATGG TGTTAGGATCTCCATCAAGAAAGACACTCATGTCACAGTCAGTGTGAATGAAGAAATATCATTTATGGTTCTGCTTCACCGTGTCTGGAAGAAACACCCAGTCAACGTGGACTTCCTGGGAGTTTACTCTCCTCACACCAACATGTTCTCACCTGAAGTACATGGACTACTTG GCCAGTTTTTCAATGAACCCGAGGTAAAGGTATTCAATGTGCACCCTGGATCAGATCCAAAGAAACCTGAGGCCACAATGGAGGTCAAGGGACATAAACTTGCTGTAACCAG AGGCTGGCAAAAAGATTATAGGGCAGACAAAGTATATGGAACTAATGTCTACTGCTGGTTTATTCACAACAGTGGGAAGGGATTCATTGATGGACATTACAAAGATTACATTGTTCCTCATCTTGACAGCTTTCGACAGCGCCTGTGA
- the LOC121318260 gene encoding DNA/RNA-binding protein KIN17-like, with protein sequence MGKAEFLSPKAIGNRIKSKGLQKLRWYCQMCQKQCRDENGFKCHCMSESHQRQLLLASENPDQFMDYFSEEFKNEFLELVRRRFGTKRVHNNIVYNEYISDREHVHMNSTQWETLTDFTKWLGKEGYCKVDETPKGWYMQYIDRDPETIARQQELEKKKKQDLDDEERSAKFIEEQVRRGKEGKEGKEGETSFFTELKRENEEEKVAFSLNKGPSTSAATSSKSGTSFGPSALQAATASVKRKEASHSSESKEKKKKSALDEIIEMEEQKRKTSRTDYWLHPNIVVKVLTKRLGDNYYKKKGVIKDVQEKYTAIIKMVDSGDKLKIDQAHLETVIPAPGKRVLVLNGGYGGSEAILDSIDEKKFTALITLDSGRLKGRKVDVPYEDISKLA encoded by the exons ATGGGGAAAGCGGAATTTCTATCGCCAAAAGCCATCGGCAACAGGATAAAATCTAAAGGGCTACAGAAACTGAGATGGTATTGTCAGATGTGTCAGAAACAGTGTAGAGATGAG aaTGGATTCAAGTGCCACTGCATGTCCGAATCTCACCAGAGACAACTATTGCTTGCTTCAGAGAATCCTGACCAGTTTATGGACTACTTTTCAGA ggaGTTCAAGAATGAATTTTTAGAGCTGGTTAGAAGAAGATTTG GAACAAAGAGGGTACACAACAATATTGTGTATAATGAGTACATCAGTGACAGAGAACATGTCCATATGAATTCCACACAGTGGGAAACACTGACGGATTTCACGAAATGGTTGGGCAAAGAAG GTTACTGTAAAGTGGATGAAACACCCAAGGGTTGGTACATGCAGTATATAGACAGGGACCCCGAAACTATTGCAAGGCAGCAAGAacttgagaaaaagaaaaaacaggactTGGATGACGAAGAGAGGAGTGCAAAATTCATTGAGGAGCAAGTTCGGAGAGGAAAGGAAGGAAAGGAAGGAAAAGAAGGG GAAACATCGTTTTTCACagaattaaaaagagaaaacgaAGAAGAAAAAG TTGCATTCAGTTTAAACAAGGGACCAAGTACATCTGCTGCAACTTCTTCAAAGTCAGG TACTTCTTTTGGTCCCAGTGCACTGCAGGCTGCAACTGCATCAGTGAAACGAAAGGAAGCGAGCCACAGTTCTGAGTCTaaggagaaaaagaagaaatCTGCCCTGGATGAAATCATAGAA ATGGaagaacaaaaaaggaaaacatccAGAACAGACTATTGGCTGCACCCT AATATTGTTGTGAAAGTATTAACCAAGAGGCTGGGTGATAACTATTACAAGAAGAAAGGAGTAATAAAG GATGTCCAGGAGAAGTACACAGCGATTATAAAGATGGTGGATTCTGGAGACAAACTGAAAATTGATCAGGCTCATCTGGAGACGGTCATTCCAGCACCGG GAAAACGAGTACTGGTGTTAAATGGTGGTTACGGGGGAAGTGAAGCCATCCTTGATTCTATAGATGAAAAGAAGTTTACTGCCTTAATAACTCTTGATTCT GGGCGCTTAAAAGGACGGAAAGTTGATGTCCCATATGAAGATATTTCCAAGCTGGCTTGA
- the LOC121318261 gene encoding ATP synthase subunit gamma, mitochondrial-like isoform X1 codes for MFARTSTLVFQPQCGQVRTMATLKDITMRLKSIKNIQKITKSMKMVAAAKYARAERELKQARVYGTGALALYEKAEIKSTEDKSKHIIIGVSSDRGLCGAIHSNVAKAIKSEIANLTSAGKEIMVISVGDKLRGLLYRTHKDHLLLNFKEVGRKPPTFGDASVIATNLINSGYEFDQGSVIYNKFRSVISYKTDEKPVFSVDTIANSENMGIYDDIDADVLRNYQEFALVNIIYYSLKESTTSEQSARMTAMDNASKNASEIIDKLTLTFNRTRQAVITKELIEIISGAAAL; via the exons ATGTTTGCCAGAACCAGCACTTTGGTTTTCCAGCCTCaatg tggccAAGTCAGGACCATGGCTACACTGAAGgaca tcaccATGCGTTTGAAATCCATCAAGAATATCCAGAAGATCACCAAGTCCATGAAGATGGTTGCTGCAGCAAAGTATGCAAGGGCTGAAAGAGAACTGAAGCAAGCTCGAGTCTATGGAACTGGTGCCCTAG CCCTGTATGAAAAAGCAGAGATCAAGTCCACTGAAGACAAGAGCAAGCACATCATTATTGGAGTGTCCTCTGATCGTGGTCTTTGTGGTGCCATTCACTCAAATGTTGCTAAGGCTATCAAGAGTGAAATTGCAAATCTGACAAGTGCTGGGAAGGAGATAATGGTGATTAGTGTTGGTGACAAGCTGAGAGGTCTGCTGTACAG GACTCATAAAGACCACCTTCTGCTTAATTTCAAGGAAGTAGGGCGTAAACCTCCAACCTTTGGAGATGCATCGGTCATTGCCACTAATCTGATAAATTCTGGATATGAATTTGACCAAGGATCTGTCATTTACAACAAATTCAG GTCTGTTATCTCATACAAGACTGATGAGAAGCCTGTGTTCTCTGTTGATACTATTGCAAACTCAG AAAACATGGGAATTTATGATGACATTGATGCGGACGTGCTGAGAAATTACCAGGAGTTCGCTTTGGTCAACATTATTTACTACAGCTTGAAGGAGTCCACCACAAGTGAGCAGAGTGCCAGGATGACTGCTATGGACAATGCCAGCAAGAATGCTT CTGAGATCATTGACAAGCTGACTCTTACATTCAATCGTACACGTCAAGCTGTTATCACCAAAGAGCTTATTGAAATTATATCTGGTGCTGCTGCTCT GTAA
- the LOC121318261 gene encoding ATP synthase subunit gamma, mitochondrial-like isoform X2, whose protein sequence is MFARTSTLVFQPQCGQVRTMATLKDITMRLKSIKNIQKITKSMKMVAAAKYARAERELKQARVYGTGALALYEKAEIKSTEDKSKHIIIGVSSDRGLCGAIHSNVAKAIKSEIANLTSAGKEIMVISVGDKLRGLLYRTHKDHLLLNFKEVGRKPPTFGDASVIATNLINSGYEFDQGSVIYNKFRSVISYKTDEKPVFSVDTIANSENMGIYDDIDADVLRNYQEFALVNIIYYSLKESTTSEQSARMTAMDNASKNASEIIDKLTLTFNRTRQAVITKELIEIISGAAAL, encoded by the exons ATGTTTGCCAGAACCAGCACTTTGGTTTTCCAGCCTCaatg tggccAAGTCAGGACCATGGCTACACTGAAGgaca tcaccATGCGTTTGAAATCCATCAAGAATATCCAGAAGATCACCAAGTCCATGAAGATGGTTGCTGCAGCAAAGTATGCAAGGGCTGAAAGAGAACTGAAGCAAGCTCGAGTCTATGGAACTGGTGCCCTAG CCCTGTATGAAAAAGCAGAGATCAAGTCCACTGAAGACAAGAGCAAGCACATCATTATTGGAGTGTCCTCTGATCGTGGTCTTTGTGGTGCCATTCACTCAAATGTTGCTAAGGCTATCAAGAGTGAAATTGCAAATCTGACAAGTGCTGGGAAGGAGATAATGGTGATTAGTGTTGGTGACAAGCTGAGAGGTCTGCTGTACAG GACTCATAAAGACCACCTTCTGCTTAATTTCAAGGAAGTAGGGCGTAAACCTCCAACCTTTGGAGATGCATCGGTCATTGCCACTAATCTGATAAATTCTGGATATGAATTTGACCAAGGATCTGTCATTTACAACAAATTCAG GTCTGTTATCTCATACAAGACTGATGAGAAGCCTGTGTTCTCTGTTGATACTATTGCAAACTCAG AAAACATGGGAATTTATGATGACATTGATGCGGACGTGCTGAGAAATTACCAGGAGTTCGCTTTGGTCAACATTATTTACTACAGCTTGAAGGAGTCCACCACAAGTGAGCAGAGTGCCAGGATGACTGCTATGGACAATGCCAGCAAGAATGCTT CTGAGATCATTGACAAGCTGACTCTTACATTCAATCGTACACGTCAAGCTGTTATCACCAAAGAGCTTATTGAAATTATATCTGGTGCTGCTGCTCTGTAA